In a single window of the Diospyros lotus cultivar Yz01 chromosome 10, ASM1463336v1, whole genome shotgun sequence genome:
- the LOC127811474 gene encoding crocetin glucosyltransferase, chloroplastic-like, with translation MEELRVLFVTFPGQGHINPSLQLAKRLAATGLKVTFLTASSALTRMSKATTATPPGLTFAGFSDGAIASFKTANDVNDYMVELRRLGSRAVEDIIASAAANGQPFVHVVYTILLPWVGQIARDLNIPSTFLWIQPAALFGVYYHYLNGYGDAIRENVVDPSWSIHLPGLPRLHSRDLPSFIKPSNVYDFAVPLVQEHLDFLASEKKPKILINTFDALEPEALKVVENINLVTVGPLIPSAFLDGKDPSDTSFGGDLFQKSEDHYLEWLNSKPKESVVYLSFGSLSVLSNRQTEEIARGLIQSRRPFLWVMRRTDNGEKQEDKLSCMEELEELGMIVPWCSQVEVLEHPSLGCFVSHCGWNSSLESLVSGVPVVGFPQWADQLTNGKLIEDVWKTGIRLTENEEGIVEGGEIKRCIEMAMEGEEMRRNAKKWKDLAMEAAGDGGSSAVNLRAFLGEIKAGGAR, from the coding sequence ATGGAAGAGCTTCGAGTCCTCTTCGTGACGTTCCCAGGCCAAGGTCACATCAATCCATCACTCCAACTGGCCAAGCGCCTCGCCGCCACGGGCCTCAAGGTCACCTTCCTCACCGCCTCCTCCGCCCTTACCCGCATGAGCAAGGCCACCACGGCTACGCCGCCGGGCCTAACCTTCGCCGGCTTCTCCGACGGCGCCATCGCAAGCTTTAAAACCGCCAACGACGTCAACGACTACATGGTTGAGCTGAGGCGGCTCGGCTCCAGGGCGGTGGAGGATATCATCGCCTCCGCCGCGGCGAACGGCCAGCCTTTTGTCCACGTCGTCTACACCATTCTTCTTCCTTGGGTGGGCCAAATCGCTCGTGATCTTAACATTCCGTCCACATTTCTGTGGATTCAGCCCGCCGCCCTTTTCGGCGTTTACTACCATTACTTGAACGGCTACGGCGACGCCATCAGAGAGAATGTCGTCGACCCGTCGTGGTCCATCCACTTACCGGGTCTGCCCCGACTCCATAGCCGCGACCTTCCCTCTTTCATAAAACCTTCAAACGTCTATGACTTTGCAGTGCCGTTAGTCCAAGAGCATCTAGATTTTCTTGCTTCAGAAAAAAAGCCAAAAATTCTCATCAACACCTTTGATGCATTGGAACCGGAGGCACTGAAAGTCGTCGAGAACATCAACCTGGTCACCGTCGGGCCGTTAATCCCCTCGGCTTTCTTGGACGGGAAAGATCCATCCGACACTTCATTTGGAGGAGACTTGTTTCAGAAATCAGAAGATCACTATCTCGAATGGCTGAATTCGAAGCCGAAAGAATCCGTTGTTTACTTGTCATTCGGGAGCCTCTCGGTTCTATCGAATCGACAAACAGAGGAGATTGCTCGGGGGCTAATACAGAGCCGCCGGCCGTTCTTGTGGGTGATGAGAAGAACGGATAACGGCGAGAAGCAAGAAGACAAGCTGAGCTGCATGGAGGAACTTGAAGAGCTTGGGATGATAGTACCATGGTGCTCGCAAGTGGAGGTTCTGGAACACCCATCATTAGGATGTTTCGTGAGCCATTGCGGCTGGAATTCATCATTGGAGAGCTTGGTTTCCGGCGTCCCGGTGGTGGGTTTCCCACAGTGGGCGGATCAGTTGACGAACGGGAAGCTTATTGAAGATGTCTGGAAGACGGGGATCAGATTGACGGAAAACGAGGAAGGAATAGTCGAAGGCGGTGAGATCAAGAGGTGCATAGAAATGGCGATGGAAGGGGAGGAGATGAGAAGGAATGCGAAAAAGTGGAAGGATTTGGCTATGGAAGCCGCCGGCGACGGCGGATCATCGGCCGTGAATCTTAGGGCTTTTCTGGGTGAAATCAAAGCTGGGGGAGCCCGATAA
- the LOC127811262 gene encoding UDP-glycosyltransferase 75C1-like: MDNHLRILLVFFPGQGHINPSLQLAKRLGAMGAQVTLLTTYSALNRMAGSRNPPEGLSFAGFSDGYDYGWQKADDLKLYVAELRRRGSEAVAEVINSAAGEGRPFVHVVYTIFLPWVGRVARSLHGPSTFLWIQPATLLDIYFYYFNGYGDEIRKNSGDPSWCLEIRKNSG, translated from the coding sequence ATGGACAACCATCTTCGAATCCTTCTGGTTTTCTTCCCGGGGCAAGGCCACATCAACCCGTCTCTGCAATTGGCCAAGCGGCTCGGCGCCATGGGGGCCCAAGTCACTCTTCTCACGACCTACTCCGCGCTTAATCGCATGGCCGGCTCCAGGAACCCGCCGGAAGGCCTGAGCTTCGCCGGATTCTCAGACGGATATGACTACGGGTGGCAAAAGGCCGACGACTTGAAGCTCTACGTTGCAGAGCTTAGGAGACGCGGGTCGGAGGCGGTGGCGGAGGTCATCAATTCCGCCGCGGGCGAGGGGCGGCCGTTCGTCCATGTTGTCTACACAATTTTTCTTCCGTGGGTCGGCCGGGTTGCTCGTTCGCTTCACGGTCCGTCGACGTTTCTCTGGATTCAACCGGCTACTCTTCTTGATATCTACTTCTACTACTTCAACGGCTATGGCGACGAGATAAGGAAAAATTCAGGCGACCCTTCATGGTGCCTCGAGATAAGGAAAAATTCAGGATGA